The sequence tcttgTGTGGGTGCTCTCCACGACGCTACCAATGCTTTATATGGGGCACAGAGGTGAAAGTTCAAAGGACAAGGGAAAGGTCAGTATCAGCTTACATGcttagtgtgtgtatgagtATTATTGCTATAGATTGGACTGCTGCCGGTGGGTGGTGAATGGACTTGCCTGTACTCCAGTGACAGTCATGGCTTGAGCATGAACAGGTTCCAGCATCATTGCTCTGACTATAAGCAACCGTCACTGCTCCATCTGAGCTGCTACCACAAGGGGGAGAAGGCAGTCTACCAGTTTGCCATAGCCTTGGACACAGAGTGGCGGTAAGAGTCGTGTGAAACTAAAAAGCTTCCAATCTTAGATATGATTATGGCTCTGATTATTGAACAGAGATGGGACCTACTACTATGGTGGAGAGGACTCAGTGATGGTGCAGCTCACACCGACCTATCGACCTCTCAAACGTGAGTACACTAACAACTCAGAGCCACTTTATATGATTCCATTCTCTAGATGGTCCCAAGTTAGTCTCCCTCAATGAAAAGCAGCGTGGATTTCCCACTGGACTGCGTGTATTGGGTACTGATGGATCAGTGCTCTTGAATGTGCAGCCTTCACTCAGTGATGCTTGCTTCCTAGGGAAGGAGATGGttgtggagtgtgtggaggtgtgggGTTGTGGAGGTGTGGAAGCCATAGAGTCTCAGCGACGAATGAAAGAATGGGAAAAACGACAAATTAATCTCAGAAGAAAAGTATGTACATCGTGTGATTATTGTTGAATATaaaatgatgataattattaggtCAAGAGGGAGCATTTGGTGGAGACGTGGGAGAGCAGTCCTGATCGCTACCTCCTGGAGATGGGCGGAGTCACTACGAGGAGACCAACTGAACAGTAACAACATTGACCTCTCTTGAACTGTCATTGAACCCTGTGCTGTtaggattgtgtgtgtgtgttgtttttaTACTGTCTATATGGacgcattgtgtgtgtgtttgtttttaTACTGTCTATATGGacgcattgtgtgtgtgttgtttttaTACTGTCTATATGGacgcattgtgtgtgtgttgttttttTAACTGTGAATTTATTATTGGATAAGGCAAAGAAGATATGTAAAAAATTTGCCAAAAAATTATTAACTGAATTgtatggtaaagatcgtttAATCCTAACCGCGGTTATTGTTTCAATTAACAACCGCACAACAATGCAATCACTCGAGGGAACGCCGCGACTATTTTCCATGCGACAAATAAATGCGCATTATTTAAAATGATAAGGAAGTGCTAGCATTCCAGTGATAGTTGACTTAGTTAATGGACGTTGATTCAACTGGCACCGTTctttgtgtgtgagtgtgtgtggccGTCTCTGTATAAGGTTAGTGTGTGAAGTAACACCTTGTAATAaagttgtgtatatacatgtcacCCTGTAGTGATACAAGTGTGAGATATGGACACAGAGACCTCAGTCAAGGTGGCTGTAAGGtaagcacacacactgtcactatataacctCACCATTACCATGACAACAGGGTACGGCCCCAGAATGCAAGAGAACAGATTGACATGTGTTGCGTGTGCACCTTCTGCACACCCGACAGTCCACACATCGTGCTGGGGAAGGATAAAGCATTCACTTATGACTATGTGTTTGATACCGGAGCACAACAAGAAGAGATCTACCAGTCCTGTGTGGAGGAGCTTATTGCAGGGTagcttatgtgtgtgtgtgtgtgtgtgggtgggtgggtagcttatgttctgtgtgtgtgtgtgtgtgggtagctTATGTTGTCACTGTAGGTGTCTGGAGGGATACAATGCCACCATACTAGCCTATGGACAAACTGGCAGTGGGAAGACCTACTCCATGGGTACAGGCTTTGGTATGGCCCTAAGCCCTGAGGAGGAGGGGGTCATACCTCGTGCAGTAGCGCAGATATTCTCATCCATAGAAGAACAGAAGATGCAAGCGTTGGAGAGAGGTGGTCCACAGCCCGAGGTCACTGTCACTGTCCAGTTCCTAGAGGTGGGTTAGATCTGGTTCAGAGCCAGATCTGGTTCAGAGCCATAGCCGGCCACAGTGGTGGGTCTAACTACGCAATGTGTGTCATATTCTACAGCTCTACAATGAAGAGATTATTGACTTGTGTGGAGAGCAGGGGAGAAGGTTGAGGATACATGAGGACCAGTTCTCTAACATATACGTTGCCGGGGCAACAGAGCAACGAGTGGACTCCCAACAAGAGGTAGCCCCTCTCATTACCTGCCCTCTAattaatgttataattattatacagacaTTGTCATGTTTGAAACATGGAGCTCTGAGTCGCACTGTAGGCAGTACTAATATGAACGCACAGTCATCACGCTCCCACGCCATCTTCACACTGCACATATCTCACAGACGCCCCTGCAAACCTTCGGTAAGCTaacccctcacaccctcacaactGCCCACGTATTGTGTATGATGTGTGTAGAGTGAGGGGGAGGCCATGGACTGGGAAGAACTGAGCTCCAAACTTCATTTCGTTGATCTAGCTGGCTCTGAGAGACTCAAGAGAACAGGGGCCACTGGAGACAGGGCCAAGGAAGGCATCTCCATCAACTGTGGTCTAGTGAGTAGCCtctctggtgtgtgtgtctgccattatccctctctctctcttgcagctgGCTCTTGGTAATGTCATCAGTGCTCTGGGGGACAAGACCAAGAAAAGTTCTCATGTTCCTTACAGGGACTCTAAGTTGACCCGCCTCCTCCAAGACTCCCTGGGGGGTAACAGCAAGACCCTCATGGTAGCTTGTGTGAGTCCTACTGACAGAGACTTCATGGAGACTCTCAATACACTCAAGTACTCCAACAGGGCGAGGAatatcaagaacaaggtagcATACAATTAATAGAGGAACTCTGTATTGGGGGTTGATTAGGGTGCCCATACATGTGCATCTGTTTTCATACAAAAGCTTATAAGGTTAATCTGATGTTTAGATTGGTCACGGTAGCTGCACTGTGTGttcgtacatgtactagtgtgtgtgtgtgggtgtgtgtgttcactagtgtgtgtgtgtgggtgtgtgtgttcactagtgtgtgtgtgtgggtgtgggtgtccgtacatgtactagtgtgtgtgtgtgggtgtgtgtgttcactagtgtgtgtgtgtgggtgtgggtgtccgtacatgtactagtgtgtgggtgtgggtgtgggtgtccGTACatctactagtgtgtgtgtgggtgtgggtgtgtgtgggtgtgtgtgttcactagtgtgtgtgtgtgtgtgtgtgtgtgcaggtcaCCCTGAACCAGGACAAAGCTAGTCTGCAGTTGGCTAATCTAAGGTCCCGCATCTCAGAGCTAGAGGTAGAGTTGACAGAGTTCAAGAGTGGTCGCACTATCGTAAGTGAGGATGGATCAGTGGTGGTCAATGACATGGCCACAGAGATCACCATGTTACGCACTGAGAATGACAAGTACGTCTATcatagtacagtatagtagtatGGTGGTTCACTAACTATTGGTGCAGGTTGCGTATACGCGTGAAGGGGTCACAACAAGTGATTGACTCTCAGGGTACTAAGATAGCATCCTTGCTCACTGAGAGGGAGATGACTTCCCTAGGACGTGCTGATGAATCAACTGGACAAggtaagtcatgtgatattatGTGATaacgactgtacatgtacgtgtgttgCAGTTGTTGGTAGCCATGGCGATAAGAACAAGGATGGCCTGTCGTCCGTTATTCAAGGATACATGGAACAAATAGAAGAGCTCAAGTAAGTGCCGAGTCAGCATGCTATccttgctgagtcagcacaaCCCTCTTTAGGAGCCGGCTTGTACTGAGTGAGAGCCTGGCAGCTCAGAGCCCACGATCACCATTCAGACGAGCCCCCAGTACACTGGCTAGAGGGGCATCACGAGGTGCACTCACTAGAGGAGCATCACATGATATTGAGGGGTTGCTGAGTGTGGCCAGGAGTGACATACAGAGGCTGAGGGAACAAGAGGAGACCAAGGTGAGGAGGCCATTAGCTGACATATTTACTTTTTAATAATTCCCCATGCTTTAAACtactacatataattatacccattaCGTTTAGTTTGTCtacatgtgtgtgttacaTACAACCTCCTGTACAACCCTGTGGATAACCGTACCTGACACTAGGAGAATGGTGGTCATGTGAGCTCAGAGGAGGACTCTAGTGGGTCAGAGATTGATAGTGATGGAGGAGGGGGCTTGAGTGATGATTCTGAGTCAGATGGAGAAGAGAGTCTGGCCTCTACCATTGCAGAGCTCTCCTCTGAGATCAACCTAAAGCAGCAGCTAGTTGATCAACTGGAGCGCTCTCAGAAGAACTTTGCTCAGATGCGGAATCAATATGAGGAGAAGATGACCGTCCTACAGACACAGATACGCTCAGTGGAGGTGGAGAGAGATAAAGTACTCAAGGAGATAGGTGTGTGGTATGATGTGTGTACTTACTGACCTTCCACTCCACACTGGTGATGATTGCAGGTTCTCAGCGTGGTGGGGAGCTAAGTCAAGCAAAGGTCAAAGAGGTCAAGGCCAGCTATGAGAAGCAACTCAAGGATCTCAAGTCAGAGCTGAAGCAGCTCAAGACAGTCAAGAGAGAGCATGCTCGAGCAATGAAGAAGAACGCAGAACAAGACAGACAGCTTAAACTGCTCAATGGCCAACTCCTCGATATGAAGAAACAGAAGGTGAAGATGATCAACAAGATGAGACAAGAAGCCAgtgagtgcacacacacacacacacacacacacacacacacacacacacacacacacacacacacacacacacacacacacacacacacacacacacacacacacacacacacacacacacacacacacacacacacacacacacacacacacacacacacacacacacacacacacacacacacacacacacacacacacacacacacacacacacacacacacacacacacacacacacacacagtgtatcTATAGCTATGGTACACacaatgtagctacatgtacgttgcTGCAGATGTCAAGAAGGTTGATGACAGTCGCAAGGCCAAGGAGATGGGTCAGTTGCGCAAGGAAGCACGACGAAGAGAACATCAGATCCAGTCACTAGAGTCAAATGCTAAGAGACGGGAAGCTGTACTCAAGAGACGACAAGAAGAGGTGTGGTCAGTAGGTGTGGTCTCACTCTCCTTTAACCTCACCATTTTAGGTATCTGCTCTGAGACGTAAGAACAGAGTGGCCTCCAGTAGTACAGCAACCAGTCTTAGTAGCAGTGGTGTTAGCAGTCTTCTCACTAGCAGTACAGCCAGCACTCTTAGTAGCAGTGGTGTTAGCAGTCTTCTCACTAGCAGTACAGCCAGCACTCTTAGTAGCAGTGGTGGTGCTAGTGGTGGTGGTCTGGATGGAGTGGCTGTACTGTCTAGTAGCAGCACTGACACTAGCTACAAGTCAACAGTGGTCCTCCGTGAGAAGACTGGGCGCTCAGTGGACAAGGTTAAACGAAGAATGTCCTCCGTGTTCACCTCTGACAGTGCTCGCAAAAAGTGGAGAAATTTTGAGAGAAAAGTAAGCAAGTTAATAGTGTGTTCATGATtggatgttcaactacaaccctCCCACGTTTAATCAGGATCTAAAgttgattttttgaaagcttagaaaaacaCATTTCAAATGGTAttatcaaagttcatatttgagagatcaaaatatttgccaatttggccgtaccatggattatatatagcccatggtccgaggct comes from Halichondria panicea chromosome 3, odHalPani1.1, whole genome shotgun sequence and encodes:
- the LOC135334249 gene encoding kinesin-like protein KIF21A encodes the protein MDTETSVKVAVRVRPQNAREQIDMCCVCTFCTPDSPHIVLGKDKAFTYDYVFDTGAQQEEIYQSCVEELIAGCLEGYNATILAYGQTGSGKTYSMGTGFGMALSPEEEGVIPRAVAQIFSSIEEQKMQALERGGPQPEVTVTVQFLELYNEEIIDLCGEQGRRLRIHEDQFSNIYVAGATEQRVDSQQETLSCLKHGALSRTVGSTNMNAQSSRSHAIFTLHISHRRPCKPSSEGEAMDWEELSSKLHFVDLAGSERLKRTGATGDRAKEGISINCGLLALGNVISALGDKTKKSSHVPYRDSKLTRLLQDSLGGNSKTLMVACVSPTDRDFMETLNTLKYSNRARNIKNKVTLNQDKASLQLANLRSRISELEVELTEFKSGRTIVSEDGSVVVNDMATEITMLRTENDKLRIRVKGSQQVIDSQGTKIASLLTEREMTSLGRADESTGQVVGSHGDKNKDGLSSVIQGYMEQIEELKSRLVLSESLAAQSPRSPFRRAPSTLARGASRGALTRGASHDIEGLLSVARSDIQRLREQEETKENGGHVSSEEDSSGSEIDSDGGGGLSDDSESDGEESLASTIAELSSEINLKQQLVDQLERSQKNFAQMRNQYEEKMTVLQTQIRSVEVERDKVLKEIGSQRGGELSQAKVKEVKASYEKQLKDLKSELKQLKTVKREHARAMKKNAEQDRQLKLLNGQLLDMKKQKVKMINKMRQEANVKKVDDSRKAKEMGQLRKEARRREHQIQSLESNAKRREAVLKRRQEEVSALRRKNRVASSSTATSLSSSGVSSLLTSSTASTLSSSGVSSLLTSSTASTLSSSGGASGGGLDGVAVLSSSSTDTSYKSTVVLREKTGRSVDKVKRRMSSVFTSDSARKKWRNFERKIVDAILKRQTVTNISVDMDNWIEKRDRISRNLESFRTQKKSVLASKMVDVAELASIEEDLDSATANIDYVQENIVELQNDLIALDDSKVDGDTMEAQSIINACSPREAKYLLEHLLDVALNLGVKAGQRETEVKSLSARLKASEVSAEIMQSLSSPQVSSQLKVTKFKGYRRAPSSPPVMDLEELDDPPKASKSLTSLTGPEKQTTKLRRRTALPTEILSTMSDKRNPTSKGAGNSTDGSEESVSEVRVRHGSAGPFDAKKKGLKKKPAERADTCSSIDVASCPPSSPASSPRGGLKTSSSETNVWARLAHTLPSQSIDAKGSLQVERPDSKRSSTQRLLTCTHTANGHTSAVLSMFATQSYLFSASQDRSVKVWNLKTGTELLSLDKHFSYVRSVTFCPRTSLIFTASQSLIKIWDMRHHRARCIKTFGPPSGSGESVVQDLLVSPCGNILFSAAGNVINIWDLRKFMFCGRLVGHNGAVCALSLSNGIMATGARDRLIKLFDLSSLDLSTPSPVSQPSMCTLYPPHYDAVSAFGVHGNLLFSACGVTIKQWDLSERSLKHAVDGAHPQGNLINSLGVLPSPLSPLLVSGCKGGLLKLWQPDSCSSIGEVVAHRSSINSIATNDTCIFTGSSDKTVKIWRPCLQD